DNA sequence from the Penicillium psychrofluorescens genome assembly, chromosome: 3 genome:
TATTTCGGACTTGGATGTTCACGGTTCTGGCAAGTATTGTTTGTATTGATTTTTCATCGCCTTTGCTTGCGGCCAGGTGTACAATTGTATCTCCGgtccttcttgtctttctcgtGAACTCCTCATGCGCAAGAAGTTGATCAAGACCCTCAACGGCCTGGATGAGCCGGTAGCATGCGTCAGGTTCTAGATGCGCGGCGATGTGAATTAAAATCTCGGCAGGGAATTcggtcttcgccatggtCATAGCCAAGGGGCAGAGGTTGGGATTAGAGCTGTGATGTGCAAGGCAAGAGCTCGGCCATTGTGAACAGATTGCAAGCCCCGCTAGGTCAGTGACTGACACTTACGGAGAATTCAGATAATGTACCGGACTGGCTACCACGTGAGCTTTAATAAAATTAACAATAACACGGTACGACCACTATTTCTTGTCGAACTGACTTATTTCTTCTGGGTCATTATTACGGTATCTTCTGCTATTTCGATAATCTTCAAACCAACAAAGAAATCACGGAGACAGACAATGACAGCCGCGCTAGTCCCGATATAGCCAAACGCACCATGTGACCGAACACTTGACCGTCTGCGTCATTCTTCGGAAATGCCGAATATCTTCGGCATCCTGGACTGGGTGTTGATCCATGCAAAAATACCTAGTATTGGATTCATCTCGTCAAGACAGTGAGCAAACAAGTCGACACAATGCCTAACTTACCGCCAGGCAAATCTGTCCGTCTAGCCGCATCATGTACGGAATGCCAGCGGCGCAAGCAGAAGGTCGGCTGCTCGGTCTTTGTATAGACACACCACGGTGACTGACCTCTCCCTCAGTGCAGCCGCCAGTGGCCGTGTAACCACTGCCAAACAAGGCGAATCGCGCATCTTTGTAGGTATGTCCCAAAGAGGGCAGCCAAGTCTCACCCATTGAATGATATTCCCAAGTATGCGTTCTCTGAAATTGATGGGCTGGCTGTTGCTAACGAGAACTAGTGCACGAACACCAccagatgaagagatggTACAGGACAAACCAGAATTGACCCAGACTGCGACTGTAGGAACGCCCGGGATTGCTGGCAAAGATGAATTGCGCTCGCTGGGGTACTTGCCCGTTGATCAAAGCCCACTTTTTGGAGATACCACACCTCAGGTAAGTTGTTCTCAGGTGAAATTTCTCGAATTCTTTACTAAGCCTCACAGGCCCTACACATTGCAAGAGAGTCTCCAGGTATAGTATCagacgagatgaagaacgcTTTAAGCTTCATGCCCCCTAAACCCTATACCGGTACGTGCATCCATCCTGTCGATATTCTCGTTCTGCTAACCACATGTCAGACATCCTGGTCCAAAAATTCCTGGACGAGACAAATTACAATTACTACAGCCTCTAcccaccctccttctctcaAGACTATACAACATGGTGGGCAGACCGAGCCAGCAGGAAACCGCTAACCCCAGCATTTacatgtcttcttctgcgtgTTTGTGCATGCTCCGCACAGTATCTCGACCCGGAAATCCGACAAAAGCTGGAGTCCGAGCTAGGCGAGCCAATCCAGACCATTTCGGAGAACTACCACCACGCCGCCAAGCAACTCAGCAATACGATTGCCCCCGGAAAAGGTGGGCTGGCACAGGTTCAACAGCTGTTCTTGACGGCGGCGTGGTTTAAGACCCAGTCTCTTTTTATCGAGTCTTGGCATACATTGTCTGCTTGTATCCACGAGGCCCAGGAGCTCGGCATGCACAAGACCTCTAGCCGAACTGGGCTATCGGAGTTTGACCTTGAGATGAGACGTCGTGTTTGGTGTCTTCTATATGCATGGGACTGGTAAGAGCACGGTGCCATAACTCGTAAATTTGGCTAAATCCTTGCATTGTAACAGGCAAATGGCTCTGCTACTTTCTCGACCCCTTATCATCAACCCGAGCTGCTACTCATTTGAACTACCCAATATGAAACTCGAGGGCCTTGACATCGAGATGGGCCCTCCCTCACCCGTGGCTCACATTGCCTTTCAATGCACGTTAGGCCAAGTGATCATGCAAGAAGTTCCAGGAAGCATGAGCGGTACTTTAGACGCCGCTCATGCTGACACCATCCGCAATGTTATAGAAGAGTGGCTcgcatctcttcctccggccTACAGCGTCAGCATTTCGTACACTCAGTGGGACGAGGAGTATCGCTATGTACCCCTTCACCGTCTACAGCTGCACGCTGCGGGATACATGACCATGTTCCTCCCCTTCAAAGAGTGCCTCACCAAGACCTTTGGTCCCAACATCTCAGCTGCAGAGAGCAATCATCGCGAGGTAGCAGTAGATACTGCCCTTCGATTGATGGAGATTTGCCATCAGCTCTTCAACCATGTCTTCCCAGTCAATGCCAAGTTCCATCTGATAACGTTCTTGACCTTCGACACGGCAGCCTTCCTCTGCTCCGCCGTGATCCACGACAGGAACCAAAGTCTCCCGCGCCGagaggatatcctccaggCTATCAGGCTCGCCTGTTCGATGATGGGGAAACTCGCTCGCGCGACCAAGACAGGAGCGATCTGCTATCCCATCCTTACAAGACTTGCGAAAAGCTGTTCTGCAGTATCTGCCGAGAAGAGTTCTCTGCCGAATGGTCAGGTCCCGGAGGTGGGGATTGATACTTTTGACGCTGCTGGGGATCAAGATGATCTTTCTTTTGATGATACTCTCTCCCTGGAGTCAGTGGCAGCTCTGGGCtcgacatccacgccggGAATATTTACTCCGGCTGATCTTCCTGTGCCTGGTCTGGACACTccgccgatgatggcgcTGGGCGACTGGTATAATGTAGATGTTGGCCAGCTGGACCAGATTTGGGATTGGCAGAATCTGGATCTGACTTTGCTGCCTTCTCTACCTTCATAGAGAGAAACTAGTGTGACTCCTCGGACAGTCTTTGACGCAATCGCTTTCTGGTTGTTAACGTGGTATCATATTGACGATATGGCTCGTTGATTACTATAGGAGTAGTATCCCCGTACATTGTATGCTTCTGCGCCGCACGGACTGCAAGTGAGTCACCCCGCCAGACAACATAAATTGGAATCCAATTCCATTTGCCATTTCTGCACTAAGAAGAGAGCCAAATACAACAATCGGCGATAGCACCATCGCGGGCTGTACTACGTACGCAATGACCATCCCAAGCCGACCACTCGGCGAGGTCCACCGCGTCCCCCGAACCTACAATCAACCCACCCAACTACACGCCGTGGTGGAACGCTACAGAAAGCTGCGCCTACACGGACTCAAGGCGGACCCGCATGCATTTTCATCGACCTACGAGCGCGAGTCGCAATTCGAGCAGGGAAAATGGATCAGCCGGATTCAGAACCCGGCGGGCCAGACCTTTGTCTCGGTGATTCCTTGCACGGAGCCATTATTGACCCGTGAAGACGAAATAATCATTGCGAGTGACAGTTCCGGAGCTCTGGCGCCGCTACTGAAGGACGAATGGACAGGTCAACTTACGCTTATTGGCCCGGAAGTTCTCGCCGTACTGGGCGACGAGACTGCCGAGACGAAAGCGCTAACGAGGCCTTGGA
Encoded proteins:
- a CDS encoding uncharacterized protein (ID:PFLUO_005405-T1.cds;~source:funannotate) — encoded protein: MSDILVQKFLDETNYNYYSLYPPSFSQDYTTWWADRASRKPLTPAFTCLLLRVCACSAQYLDPEIRQKLESELGEPIQTISENYHHAAKQLSNTIAPGKGGLAQVQQLFLTAAWFKTQSLFIESWHTLSACIHEAQELGMHKTSSRTGLSEFDLEMRRRVWCLLYAWDWQMALLLSRPLIINPSCYSFELPNMKLEGLDIEMGPPSPVAHIAFQCTLGQVIMQEVPGSMSGTLDAAHADTIRNVIEEWLASLPPAYSVSISYTQWDEEYRYVPLHRLQLHAAGYMTMFLPFKECLTKTFGPNISAAESNHREVAVDTALRLMEICHQLFNHVFPVNAKFHLITFLTFDTAAFLCSAVIHDRNQSLPRREDILQAIRLACSMMGKLARATKTGAICYPILTRLAKSCSAVSAEKSSLPNGQVPEVGIDTFDAAGDQDDLSFDDTLSLESVAALGSTSTPGIFTPADLPVPGLDTPPMMALGDWYNVDVGQLDQIWDWQNLDLTLLPSLPS
- a CDS encoding uncharacterized protein (ID:PFLUO_005406-T1.cds;~source:funannotate), which codes for MTIPSRPLGEVHRVPRTYNQPTQLHAVVERYRKLRLHGLKADPHAFSSTYERESQFEQGKWISRIQNPAGQTFVSVIPCTEPLLTREDEIIIASDSSGALAPLLKDEWTGQLTLIGPEVLAVLGDETAETKALTRPWTVFFQDDQCIPPLTPTETLDLSGAHLVYMVVGMFVSPESRRGGHGRRLIDAAVQAAREEGQTRGAASVRIVLIVEPENDVAQRLYESTGFAFWDDTVLERNSGQLSRVLAMVREVVM